The Oxyura jamaicensis isolate SHBP4307 breed ruddy duck chromosome 28, BPBGC_Ojam_1.0, whole genome shotgun sequence genome contains a region encoding:
- the RPL36 gene encoding 60S ribosomal protein L36, which translates to MAIRYPMAVGLNKGYKVTKNVSKPRQCRRRGRLTKHTKFVRDMIREVCGFAPYERRAMELLKVSKDKRALKFIKKRVGTHIRAKRKREELSNVLAAMRKAAAKKD; encoded by the exons ATGGCGATCCGCTACCCGATGGCCGTGGGCCTTAACAAAGGCTACAAAGTGACGAAGAACGTGTCCAAGCCGCGCCAGTGCCGCCGCCGCGGG cGCCTGACCAAACACACCAAGTTTGTGCGAGACATGATCAGGGAGGTCTGTGGCTTTGCACCCTATGAGAGACGTGCTATGGAACTGCTGAAAGTTTCCAAAGATAAACGCGCTCTGAAGTTCATAAAGAAACGG GTTGGCACTCACATTCGGGCCAAGCGAAAGCGGGAGGAACTCAGTAACGTCCTGGCAGCCATGAGGAAAGCTGCTGCAAAGAAGGATTGA